One stretch of Gadus chalcogrammus isolate NIFS_2021 chromosome 14, NIFS_Gcha_1.0, whole genome shotgun sequence DNA includes these proteins:
- the syt9a gene encoding synaptotagmin-9 isoform X1: protein MPGDIDYEICQTALELLSDLCSRGEVQNDHCLDFIYYFRDLARPRHTDSDVSVSLLSLVVTACGLALFGVSLFVSWKLCWIPWRERGVVLRTKESQGHYNPTMAPLIPHNLAPRQPVYTAVDPPPHVRRESRVTFPPAREPTPVASAVSVVEAPPTPVSPPLEVLPTPEVAMKISHTSPDIALDAQCKTRENGVHTNPRIQRQTTEPPPSGRTMAEIGQGPIRRHMNLSNPDFNVAQFQRQDSLTGLGLGRLKPELYKQRSLEGEEGGRRGGGCGRLNFILRFDCDLEQLIVKIHKAEGLPAKDFSGTSDPYVKIYLLPDRMTKHQTKVHRKTLNPVFDEVFLFPVAYSELPTRKLHFSVYDFDRFSRHDIIGQVVVDNFLDLVDFPRETRLCRDIQYVSTDNVDLGDLMCSLCYLPTAGRLTITMIKARNLKAMDITGASDPYVKVSLMCEGRRLKKRKTSTKRNTLNPVYNEAIVFDVPPENIDQISLLIAVMDYDRVGHNEVIGVCRVGNDAETLGRDHWSEMLTYPRKPIAHWHPLVEYQGTSSQGGSCNSLKTPPSP from the exons ATGCCTGGAGACATAGATTATGAGATTTGTCAAACGGCACTAGAACTTCTGTCCGATCTTTGCTCAAGAGGGGAAGTGCAGAACGACCACTGCCTGGATTTCATTTACTATTTCCGAGACCTCGCCAGGCCGCGCCACACGGATTCAG ATGTGTCGGTGAGCCTGCTCTCCCTGGTAGTGACAGCCTGTGGCCTGGCCCTGTTTGGAGTGTCCCTCTTCGTCTCCTGGAAGCTCTGCTGGATACCATGGAGGGAGCGCGGTGTCGTGCTCAGGACCAAGGAGTCCCAGGGCCACTACAACCCCACCATGGCACCTTTGATCCCGCACAACCTGGCCCCACGGCAGCCCGTGTACACGGCCGTGGACCCGCCGCCCCACGTCCGCCGTGAGTCCCGCGTGACGTTCCCCCCCGCCCGCGAGCCCACCCCGGTGGCGTCGGCGGTGTCGGTGGTGGAGGCCCCGCCCACGCCGGTGTCCCCGCCCCTCGAGGTGTTGCCGACCCCGGAGGTCGCGATGAAAATCAGCCACACGTCTCCGGACATCGCCCTGGACGCCCAGTGTAAGACCCGGGAGAACGGCGTCCACACCAACCCCCGCATACAGAGGCAGACCACCGAACCGCCCCCCTCTGGGCGAACCATGGCAGAGATCGG ACAAGGTCCCATCCGCAGGCACATGAACCTGTCCAACCCGGACTTCAACGTGGCTCAGTTCCAGAGGCAGGACTCCCTGACCGGGCTGGGTCTGGGGCGGCTCAAACCGGAGCTCTACAAGCAGCGCtctctggagggggaggagggcggtcGCCGGGGCGGGGGCTGCGGGCGCCTGAACTTCATCCTGCGGTTCGACTGCGACCTGGAGCAGCTCATCGTCAAGATCCACAAGGCGGAGGGTCTGCCGGCCAAGGACTTCTCGGGGACCTCCGACCCCTACGTGAAGATCTACCTGCTCCCGGACCGCATGACCAAGCACCAGACCAAGGTGCACCGCAAGACGCTCAACCCGGTGTTCGACGAGGTCTTCCTGTTCCCCGTGGCGTACTCGGAGTTGCCCACGCGCAAGCTCCATTTCAGCGTCTATGACTTTGACCGATTCTCGCGCCACGACATCATTGGACAGGTCGTGGTGGACAACTTCCTGGATCTGGTGGATTTCCCGCGGGAGACCAGACTCTGCCGAGACATCCAGTATGTTTCCACG GATAACGTGGACTTGGGCGATTTGATGTGCTCCCTGTGTTACCTCCCTACCGCGGGCCGACTGACCATCACCATGATAAAGGCTCGCAATCTCAAAGCGATGGATATCACTGGGGCATCGG ATCCGTATGTCAAGGTGTCCCTAATGTGTGAGGGGCGGCGgctgaagaaaagaaaaacctcCACCAAGAGGAACACACTGAATCCCGTCTACAACGAAGCCATTGTTTTCGACGTTCCCCCTGAAAACATTGACCAGATCAGCCTGCTGATTGCGGTGATGGACTACGACCG GGTGGGCCACAACGAGGTGATCGGTGTGTGTCGGGTTGGGAACGACGCAGAGACCCTCGGTCGAGACCACTGGAGTGAAATGCTCACTTACCCCAGGAAGCCCATTGCCCACTGGCACCCTCTCGTTGAG TACCAAGGAACCAGTAGCCAGGGGGGTTCCTGTAATTCCCTGAAGACCCCCCCGTCACCGTAG
- the syt9a gene encoding synaptotagmin-9 isoform X2 has translation MPGDIDYEICQTALELLSDLCSRGEVQNDHCLDFIYYFRDLARPRHTDSDVSVSLLSLVVTACGLALFGVSLFVSWKLCWIPWRERGVVLRTKESQGHYNPTMAPLIPHNLAPRQPAPPTPVSPPLEVLPTPEVAMKISHTSPDIALDAQCKTRENGVHTNPRIQRQTTEPPPSGRTMAEIGQGPIRRHMNLSNPDFNVAQFQRQDSLTGLGLGRLKPELYKQRSLEGEEGGRRGGGCGRLNFILRFDCDLEQLIVKIHKAEGLPAKDFSGTSDPYVKIYLLPDRMTKHQTKVHRKTLNPVFDEVFLFPVAYSELPTRKLHFSVYDFDRFSRHDIIGQVVVDNFLDLVDFPRETRLCRDIQYVSTDNVDLGDLMCSLCYLPTAGRLTITMIKARNLKAMDITGASDPYVKVSLMCEGRRLKKRKTSTKRNTLNPVYNEAIVFDVPPENIDQISLLIAVMDYDRVGHNEVIGVCRVGNDAETLGRDHWSEMLTYPRKPIAHWHPLVEYQGTSSQGGSCNSLKTPPSP, from the exons ATGCCTGGAGACATAGATTATGAGATTTGTCAAACGGCACTAGAACTTCTGTCCGATCTTTGCTCAAGAGGGGAAGTGCAGAACGACCACTGCCTGGATTTCATTTACTATTTCCGAGACCTCGCCAGGCCGCGCCACACGGATTCAG ATGTGTCGGTGAGCCTGCTCTCCCTGGTAGTGACAGCCTGTGGCCTGGCCCTGTTTGGAGTGTCCCTCTTCGTCTCCTGGAAGCTCTGCTGGATACCATGGAGGGAGCGCGGTGTCGTGCTCAGGACCAAGGAGTCCCAGGGCCACTACAACCCCACCATGGCACCTTTGATCCCGCACAACCTGGCCCCACGGCAGCCC GCCCCGCCCACGCCGGTGTCCCCGCCCCTCGAGGTGTTGCCGACCCCGGAGGTCGCGATGAAAATCAGCCACACGTCTCCGGACATCGCCCTGGACGCCCAGTGTAAGACCCGGGAGAACGGCGTCCACACCAACCCCCGCATACAGAGGCAGACCACCGAACCGCCCCCCTCTGGGCGAACCATGGCAGAGATCGG ACAAGGTCCCATCCGCAGGCACATGAACCTGTCCAACCCGGACTTCAACGTGGCTCAGTTCCAGAGGCAGGACTCCCTGACCGGGCTGGGTCTGGGGCGGCTCAAACCGGAGCTCTACAAGCAGCGCtctctggagggggaggagggcggtcGCCGGGGCGGGGGCTGCGGGCGCCTGAACTTCATCCTGCGGTTCGACTGCGACCTGGAGCAGCTCATCGTCAAGATCCACAAGGCGGAGGGTCTGCCGGCCAAGGACTTCTCGGGGACCTCCGACCCCTACGTGAAGATCTACCTGCTCCCGGACCGCATGACCAAGCACCAGACCAAGGTGCACCGCAAGACGCTCAACCCGGTGTTCGACGAGGTCTTCCTGTTCCCCGTGGCGTACTCGGAGTTGCCCACGCGCAAGCTCCATTTCAGCGTCTATGACTTTGACCGATTCTCGCGCCACGACATCATTGGACAGGTCGTGGTGGACAACTTCCTGGATCTGGTGGATTTCCCGCGGGAGACCAGACTCTGCCGAGACATCCAGTATGTTTCCACG GATAACGTGGACTTGGGCGATTTGATGTGCTCCCTGTGTTACCTCCCTACCGCGGGCCGACTGACCATCACCATGATAAAGGCTCGCAATCTCAAAGCGATGGATATCACTGGGGCATCGG ATCCGTATGTCAAGGTGTCCCTAATGTGTGAGGGGCGGCGgctgaagaaaagaaaaacctcCACCAAGAGGAACACACTGAATCCCGTCTACAACGAAGCCATTGTTTTCGACGTTCCCCCTGAAAACATTGACCAGATCAGCCTGCTGATTGCGGTGATGGACTACGACCG GGTGGGCCACAACGAGGTGATCGGTGTGTGTCGGGTTGGGAACGACGCAGAGACCCTCGGTCGAGACCACTGGAGTGAAATGCTCACTTACCCCAGGAAGCCCATTGCCCACTGGCACCCTCTCGTTGAG TACCAAGGAACCAGTAGCCAGGGGGGTTCCTGTAATTCCCTGAAGACCCCCCCGTCACCGTAG